One genomic window of Ignavibacteriota bacterium includes the following:
- a CDS encoding glycosyltransferase — MKVSVIIVTRNRREDLRDTILSYLAQTHPNKEIIIVDNGSDDGTREMMQSDFPDIDYTWLPENFDIRSLNIAVARSKGDILWRTDDDSYPEDPNAFSRVCEIFEKNPNIDILCSEDIEVRDNYKIWEWYPLEVDKTNIPSDGFKSNIFPGTGAGIRRRVFDKIGGFWEFGFEELDFCTRAIMAGFSIRYFPDIRTLHFASRNNRIADDRWVKINKQLLRYQWKYMPFFKALGRSMVFLMTATIEAIYKKIRPAAYFEGIFGMISVSFMAYRNERMVVPKHLMYDVTLGKSAFRSQFLFYKSVISRKLFKKK; from the coding sequence ATGAAAGTAAGCGTAATAATAGTAACACGAAACAGGCGAGAAGACCTTAGGGATACAATTTTGAGTTATTTGGCTCAGACTCACCCCAATAAGGAAATAATTATAGTAGATAACGGCTCTGATGATGGTACCCGTGAGATGATGCAATCTGATTTTCCTGATATTGATTATACATGGCTACCTGAGAATTTCGATATCAGGTCGCTGAATATTGCTGTGGCACGTTCAAAAGGTGACATTCTCTGGCGCACTGATGATGATTCATACCCGGAAGATCCAAATGCATTCAGCCGTGTTTGCGAAATATTTGAGAAGAATCCGAATATTGACATTCTCTGCTCTGAAGATATTGAAGTACGTGATAATTACAAGATTTGGGAGTGGTATCCTTTAGAGGTTGATAAAACAAATATTCCGTCCGATGGATTCAAATCCAATATATTTCCCGGTACAGGTGCAGGTATTCGCCGACGAGTTTTTGATAAAATTGGAGGATTCTGGGAGTTCGGCTTTGAAGAACTTGATTTTTGCACACGAGCTATTATGGCAGGATTTAGTATAAGATATTTCCCTGATATCCGTACTCTGCATTTTGCTTCACGAAATAACAGAATTGCTGATGACCGCTGGGTTAAGATTAACAAACAGTTGTTACGTTATCAGTGGAAATATATGCCTTTTTTCAAGGCTTTAGGGCGTTCGATGGTATTTTTGATGACTGCCACAATTGAGGCAATATATAAAAAAATAAGACCTGCTGCATATTTTGAAGGTATTTTCGGAATGATTTCTGTTTCATTTATGGCTTATCGGAATGAAAGAATGGTTGTACCAAAGCATCTGATGTATGATGTTACTCTTGGAAAAAGTGCTTTTCGCAGTCAGTTCTTATTTTATAAATCTGTAATTTCAAGAAAATTATTCAAAAAGAAATGA
- a CDS encoding flavodoxin — MQVGLFYGTNTGNTETVAQMLAEELKSSGFEVDVLDMASAAVDDMSGFDNIIIACPTWNDGELQDDWDAVFAEFERFDFSGKKVAFLGLGDQDGYPDNFLDALGTLAKPVLKNGGTIVGYWSTDGYDFSESTAIGENGKFYGLGIDQDNQEDLTEERIKTWVAQLKSEF; from the coding sequence ATGCAAGTTGGTTTGTTTTATGGAACAAATACAGGTAACACAGAAACAGTAGCTCAGATGCTGGCTGAAGAATTAAAATCAAGCGGGTTTGAAGTTGATGTTCTTGATATGGCAAGTGCTGCAGTAGATGATATGTCAGGATTTGATAATATCATTATTGCTTGCCCAACATGGAATGACGGCGAACTTCAGGACGATTGGGATGCAGTTTTTGCTGAATTTGAAAGATTTGACTTCAGCGGAAAGAAAGTTGCCTTCTTAGGCCTTGGCGATCAGGACGGCTATCCTGATAATTTCCTCGATGCTCTTGGCACTTTGGCTAAACCGGTTTTAAAAAATGGTGGTACTATCGTTGGCTATTGGTCAACAGATGGTTACGATTTCTCAGAATCAACAGCTATAGGCGAAAATGGTAAATTCTATGGTCTTGGTATAGACCAGGATAATCAGGAAGATTTAACTGAAGAGCGAATCAAAACTTGGGTTGCTCAGCTTAAATCAGAATTCTAA
- a CDS encoding FKBP-type peptidyl-prolyl cis-trans isomerase: MFRLFMILFIAGALVASCSSSKDSAKKEETNMTKSTTGLQYFDIEEGTGISPVKGNTCVVHYHGTLLDGTVFDSSKERGQPFEFQIGEGRVIKGWDEGVMTMKIGGKRKLVIPPDLAYGPRQMGSIPPNSTLVFEVELLDIKSK, translated from the coding sequence ATGTTTAGATTATTTATGATTTTATTTATCGCAGGAGCATTGGTTGCTTCATGCAGCAGCAGCAAAGACTCTGCTAAAAAAGAGGAGACAAATATGACAAAGTCAACAACCGGACTTCAATATTTTGATATTGAAGAAGGTACCGGAATAAGCCCGGTAAAAGGTAATACATGCGTTGTGCATTATCATGGTACATTGCTTGACGGCACTGTATTTGACAGCTCAAAAGAAAGAGGACAGCCTTTCGAGTTCCAAATTGGTGAAGGCAGAGTAATTAAAGGTTGGGATGAAGGTGTTATGACTATGAAAATTGGTGGAAAACGTAAACTTGTAATTCCACCGGATTTAGCTTATGGTCCACGCCAAATGGGTTCAATTCCACCTAATTCGACTTTAGTTTTCGAAGTAGAACTTCTTGATATTAAATCAAAATAA
- a CDS encoding CTP synthase — protein MAKKQKKSKETKYIFITGGVLSSLGKGIASASLSLILKQMGFDVTIMKLDPYINVDPGTMNPFQHGEVFVTDDGAETDLDLGHYERFLGCSLNKNNNHTTGQVYFEVITKERKGHYLGKTVQVIPHITDEIKHRIKVFDGDFDFVLIEIGGTVGDIESLPFLEAQRQMNLELGWRRAINIHLTYVPYIQSAGEVKTKPTQHSVKTLMEYGIKPDILLCRSESKITKDVRQKIALFCSVEENSVVDVVDVEHTIYEVPVAFAKKGLAENVLNKLGMRVPVLEFDTWNKFVQRIKSPKYEVKVALVGKYTKYRDSYKSIIEAFIHAGSINNTRVNLELINSETLNESNAAELLKDVEGVLVGPGFGNRGIEGKISAIKYIRENNIPFFGICLGMQCAVIEFARNICGLKEANSSEFEKNDFNVIDLMDDQKKIKDKGGTMRLGAYPCKLIPETKAYASYQSDLISERHRHRYELNNNFREILDKHGMILSGLSPDEKLVEIVELKDHPWFVGVQFHPELKSRAVTGHPLFISFIKAVLHRKKEHLKES, from the coding sequence ATGGCAAAAAAGCAGAAGAAAAGTAAAGAGACTAAGTATATATTTATTACCGGTGGTGTACTTTCATCACTTGGTAAAGGTATAGCTTCAGCATCTCTAAGCTTGATACTCAAGCAAATGGGGTTTGATGTTACAATTATGAAACTTGACCCTTATATTAATGTTGACCCGGGAACTATGAATCCGTTTCAGCATGGTGAAGTTTTTGTAACTGATGACGGAGCCGAGACCGACCTTGATTTAGGTCATTACGAAAGATTTCTGGGCTGTTCGCTCAACAAAAACAACAACCATACTACAGGTCAGGTATATTTCGAAGTGATTACCAAAGAGAGAAAAGGACATTACTTAGGCAAGACTGTACAGGTAATTCCTCATATAACCGACGAAATAAAGCACAGGATAAAGGTTTTCGACGGTGATTTTGATTTTGTTCTTATCGAAATCGGCGGAACTGTGGGTGATATTGAATCTCTTCCTTTCCTTGAGGCTCAAAGACAAATGAATCTTGAGCTGGGTTGGAGAAGAGCAATAAATATTCATTTGACTTATGTTCCTTACATTCAGTCTGCAGGCGAAGTAAAAACCAAACCAACCCAGCATTCTGTTAAAACTTTGATGGAATATGGAATTAAACCGGATATTTTGCTATGCAGGTCAGAATCCAAGATTACAAAGGATGTTAGACAAAAAATTGCACTTTTTTGCAGTGTTGAAGAGAATTCGGTTGTTGATGTTGTTGATGTCGAGCATACAATTTACGAAGTTCCTGTAGCTTTTGCCAAGAAAGGACTTGCTGAGAATGTGTTAAATAAGCTCGGTATGAGAGTTCCTGTGCTGGAATTTGATACCTGGAATAAATTTGTTCAAAGGATAAAAAGTCCGAAATATGAAGTCAAAGTTGCTCTTGTCGGAAAATATACTAAGTATCGTGATTCATACAAGAGTATTATTGAAGCATTCATCCATGCCGGTTCGATTAATAACACAAGAGTTAATCTGGAATTAATTAATTCTGAAACTTTGAACGAATCCAATGCCGCTGAACTACTTAAAGATGTTGAAGGTGTTCTTGTAGGACCCGGATTTGGCAATCGTGGTATTGAAGGAAAAATTTCAGCTATCAAATATATCCGGGAAAATAATATACCATTTTTCGGAATATGCCTTGGAATGCAGTGTGCTGTGATTGAGTTTGCAAGAAATATCTGCGGATTGAAAGAAGCAAATTCTTCTGAGTTCGAGAAAAATGATTTTAATGTTATTGACCTTATGGATGATCAAAAGAAGATAAAAGATAAGGGTGGTACTATGCGACTTGGTGCATATCCCTGCAAATTAATACCTGAAACTAAAGCTTATGCGTCTTATCAAAGTGATCTGATTTCTGAACGTCACAGGCACAGATACGAACTGAATAATAATTTCAGAGAAATACTTGATAAGCACGGTATGATTTTAAGCGGATTGTCCCCGGATGAAAAACTGGTTGAAATTGTCGAGCTGAAAGACCATCCGTGGTTTGTAGGCGTTCAATTCCATCCCGAACTTAAATCAAGAGCAGTTACAGGGCATCCTTTGTTCATAAGTTTCATTAAAGCTGTGCTTCACAGAAAAAAAGAACATTTAAAAGAGAGTTAA
- a CDS encoding extracellular solute-binding protein has protein sequence MLNKILILLITFLFFSLLSCDDKPGESPKSENTIKFWHFWSEPNQRVAIKSLVEQFEAENNCKVEMTELSWGDGKTKLFAAFNAGNPPDVLELGSDWVAQFSSSGVLKQLRDDEMGIENFIEFSLNPAYYETKLYALPWIVDTRVLFYNTDLVNLDEASLSDINKITAEASVINEQKGIYGWGANGSDRHRLYKKIVSMIWSYGGDILDCNNKPVFNSKESALALDKYAELSRIGLIETQRQIDAAFVDGKVAFWISGGWLLEKIKNENPNLNYKVMTVPGVNGNQGISFAGGEYLAVSNNSQNTELSEKFVRFMTDGKNSIEFCKQVIEAGFPADKNYYNDEFYSTQPDRLIFAKQLESARMTPVHPKWLEIEEILEDAAVQVIYGKMSAKDALINAEYKVKELMK, from the coding sequence ATGCTAAATAAAATATTAATTCTACTCATTACTTTTTTATTTTTCTCACTTTTATCATGTGATGATAAACCCGGTGAAAGCCCAAAATCTGAAAATACAATCAAATTCTGGCATTTCTGGAGTGAGCCAAATCAAAGGGTAGCAATTAAATCACTTGTCGAGCAGTTCGAAGCCGAAAATAATTGTAAAGTCGAAATGACCGAACTTAGTTGGGGAGATGGCAAAACAAAATTATTTGCCGCATTTAATGCAGGTAATCCTCCGGATGTTCTTGAGCTCGGATCCGATTGGGTTGCTCAGTTTAGTTCTTCAGGTGTTCTAAAACAACTTAGGGATGATGAGATGGGGATTGAGAATTTCATTGAATTTTCACTCAATCCTGCTTACTATGAAACAAAACTCTATGCTTTACCATGGATAGTTGATACACGGGTACTATTTTATAACACGGATTTAGTTAATCTTGACGAAGCGTCACTATCGGATATTAACAAAATCACAGCTGAAGCAAGCGTAATCAATGAACAAAAAGGTATTTACGGCTGGGGTGCAAACGGCTCTGACAGGCACAGACTTTACAAAAAAATTGTTTCTATGATTTGGTCTTATGGTGGCGATATTCTTGATTGTAACAATAAACCAGTTTTTAATTCAAAAGAAAGTGCACTTGCTCTTGATAAATATGCTGAACTAAGCAGAATAGGTCTCATCGAAACACAAAGACAGATTGATGCCGCATTTGTTGACGGGAAAGTAGCTTTCTGGATTTCAGGAGGTTGGCTTCTTGAGAAAATTAAAAACGAGAATCCGAATCTGAACTATAAGGTAATGACAGTTCCAGGCGTGAATGGCAATCAGGGCATTTCTTTTGCCGGAGGTGAATATCTCGCAGTAAGCAATAATTCTCAAAATACGGAATTATCTGAAAAGTTTGTGAGATTTATGACAGACGGAAAGAATTCAATCGAATTCTGCAAGCAGGTAATTGAAGCCGGTTTTCCGGCTGATAAGAATTATTATAATGATGAATTCTATAGCACACAACCCGATAGATTAATCTTTGCCAAGCAACTTGAAAGTGCAAGAATGACACCGGTTCATCCTAAATGGCTGGAAATTGAAGAAATTCTTGAAGATGCTGCCGTGCAGGTTATTTATGGAAAAATGTCGGCAAAAGATGCTTTAATCAATGCAGAATATAAAGTTAAAGAATTAATGAAATGA
- a CDS encoding DinB family protein, with protein sequence MFSTIDEFLAEWANECQATMRIFKELTDQSLSQKGYEDGRTLGFLAWHITNTIGEMMSKAGLDVTVSEKHYDEPESVEQIISEYEKQSQAMVKSMNEKWTNETLDEDFNMYGETWKGKMILSALIKHEIHHRAQMTVLMRQAGLKVPGVYGPSKEEWSAYGAPAMK encoded by the coding sequence ATGTTTTCAACAATTGACGAATTTTTAGCTGAATGGGCTAATGAATGTCAGGCAACAATGCGTATTTTTAAAGAGTTAACAGATCAGTCACTAAGTCAAAAAGGATATGAAGATGGCAGAACATTAGGATTTTTAGCATGGCACATTACAAATACTATAGGCGAAATGATGAGCAAAGCCGGTTTGGATGTAACTGTTTCAGAAAAACATTATGACGAACCTGAATCAGTAGAGCAAATTATATCTGAATATGAAAAACAATCACAAGCTATGGTCAAATCTATGAATGAAAAGTGGACAAATGAAACCCTTGATGAAGACTTCAATATGTATGGTGAAACTTGGAAAGGAAAAATGATTCTTAGTGCATTAATCAAACATGAAATTCATCATAGGGCTCAAATGACTGTTCTGATGCGACAGGCAGGATTAAAAGTACCCGGAGTTTATGGTCCTTCCAAGGAAGAGTGGTCTGCATATGGTGCTCCGGCTATGAAGTAA
- the tsaB gene encoding tRNA (adenosine(37)-N6)-threonylcarbamoyltransferase complex dimerization subunit type 1 TsaB — protein sequence MKDANYILSLESSENNCGVAISLNDEIIAEVNYFGKNLHDKLMAELIKSLMKDMKISYDELSAVAVSAGPGSFTGLRISASIAKGICFGSDTKLIAVESLSAYAYSALETAKLVSAKNISSIIKSNAGQVYLQNLSVEDLTVSEIYLLKIEEASNFLPEKTILVGSGANIASGYIYLKDFILPKVSFISKYAYRLFEDKMFTDAETYEPLYIQDFVPKTSTKSLSI from the coding sequence ATGAAAGATGCAAATTATATATTATCGCTGGAAAGTTCTGAAAATAATTGCGGTGTGGCAATCTCCCTGAATGATGAAATCATTGCAGAGGTGAATTATTTTGGAAAAAATCTTCACGACAAACTAATGGCTGAACTCATCAAAAGCTTAATGAAGGATATGAAAATAAGCTATGATGAATTATCTGCTGTTGCTGTTTCTGCCGGCCCCGGCTCTTTTACCGGATTGAGGATTTCTGCATCAATTGCAAAGGGGATTTGTTTCGGTAGTGATACTAAGTTGATAGCTGTGGAAAGTCTAAGTGCTTATGCATATTCTGCACTTGAAACAGCAAAACTCGTATCAGCGAAAAATATCAGCTCAATTATTAAATCTAATGCAGGTCAGGTTTATCTTCAGAATTTATCTGTCGAAGACCTCACAGTCAGCGAAATATATTTACTTAAAATTGAGGAAGCGAGTAATTTTTTACCGGAAAAAACTATTTTAGTCGGTTCAGGAGCTAATATTGCAAGTGGCTATATATATCTGAAAGATTTTATTTTACCTAAAGTATCGTTTATCTCAAAGTATGCTTACCGGCTTTTTGAAGACAAAATGTTTACAGATGCTGAAACTTATGAACCATTGTATATTCAAGATTTTGTACCCAAAACATCAACCAAGTCGCTAAGTATCTAA
- a CDS encoding YigZ family protein, protein MSDTKIIDKYYTIAEPANAEIKIKGSAFIANAFHASDINSAGETVKEIRAKYFDASHNCFAYRIGFDGNEYRASDDGEPSGTAGKPILFMINKYELSDILVVVTRYFGGTKLGVGGLVRAYSDSAEAVLQIVNRKIIHRTRKFYIRLNYEDVSMVKKLIERQAVSFDENYTDVVEFTVNILLSEADKFIGLIYSQTNGRIEPVEI, encoded by the coding sequence ATGAGTGATACTAAAATAATTGATAAATACTATACTATAGCAGAGCCGGCAAACGCCGAAATTAAAATAAAAGGCTCTGCTTTCATAGCAAATGCTTTTCATGCATCTGACATAAATTCTGCCGGAGAAACTGTCAAAGAAATTCGGGCAAAATATTTCGATGCTTCTCATAATTGCTTTGCATATCGTATCGGATTCGACGGTAATGAGTATCGTGCTTCTGACGACGGAGAACCCTCAGGAACTGCCGGAAAACCAATACTTTTTATGATAAATAAATACGAACTTAGTGATATACTTGTTGTTGTAACAAGATATTTCGGTGGTACTAAGCTTGGAGTTGGCGGCTTGGTTCGTGCATACTCAGATTCTGCCGAAGCCGTTCTTCAAATTGTCAACCGAAAAATCATTCACAGAACAAGAAAATTCTATATTCGTCTTAATTATGAAGACGTTTCGATGGTTAAAAAATTGATTGAAAGGCAGGCTGTTAGTTTTGATGAAAATTATACAGATGTTGTTGAATTCACTGTTAATATTCTTCTATCGGAAGCCGATAAGTTCATCGGTCTGATTTATAGTCAGACAAATGGCAGAATAGAACCTGTGGAAATTTAG
- the bshA gene encoding N-acetyl-alpha-D-glucosaminyl L-malate synthase BshA has protein sequence MKIGIVCYPTFGGSGIVATELGVKLAARGHEIHFISYESPMRLNRFLDNIFFHEVEIPHYPLFEHNLYTLALAGKIIDVVKYEKLDIIHAHYAIPHAISGIISKNILKDTNIKLVTTLHGTDITLVGLEPAFHPLIKYSLDNSDAVTAVSQYLRTNTEQHFNPEKKINVIYNFIDLDEYKRNPCTHIKKSIAPNGEKILIHISNFRPVKRVQDTVRILAEVLKHIPTKLILVGDGPERSDAEKLSRELGVSEHVKFLGKQHALVDLLSAADIFLLPSQSESFGLSALEAMSCGTPVVASNIGGIPEVVIHGESGYVAEFGDIERMAKYVIGLLSNDKKWAKFSETARKIAEEKFACEKIIPKYENLYQELIEG, from the coding sequence ATGAAAATTGGAATAGTTTGTTATCCTACATTCGGTGGCAGTGGTATAGTTGCAACCGAGCTTGGAGTAAAATTAGCCGCCCGTGGTCATGAAATCCATTTTATAAGTTATGAAAGCCCAATGCGGCTTAACAGATTTTTAGACAATATTTTTTTTCATGAGGTAGAGATACCTCATTATCCGCTGTTCGAACATAATTTATATACTCTTGCACTCGCAGGCAAGATAATTGATGTTGTCAAGTACGAAAAGCTTGACATTATTCATGCTCATTATGCGATTCCTCATGCCATCAGCGGAATAATTTCAAAGAACATTTTGAAAGATACAAATATCAAACTTGTAACGACGTTACACGGGACAGATATTACACTTGTTGGTTTAGAGCCGGCATTTCATCCTTTAATTAAATACTCATTGGATAATTCTGATGCTGTTACTGCTGTTTCGCAATATCTCCGTACAAATACAGAACAGCACTTCAATCCTGAGAAGAAAATCAATGTAATTTATAATTTCATTGATTTAGATGAATATAAACGAAATCCCTGCACTCATATTAAAAAAAGTATCGCACCAAATGGCGAAAAAATTCTCATTCATATTTCAAATTTCAGACCTGTAAAGCGTGTTCAGGATACTGTAAGAATTCTTGCTGAAGTGCTTAAGCATATCCCAACAAAATTGATACTTGTAGGCGATGGTCCAGAAAGGTCTGATGCAGAAAAACTTAGCCGCGAGCTTGGAGTTTCCGAGCACGTAAAGTTCCTTGGAAAGCAGCACGCATTGGTTGATTTACTCTCAGCTGCAGATATTTTCCTTCTTCCCAGTCAATCGGAAAGTTTTGGCTTGTCGGCATTAGAGGCTATGAGCTGCGGAACTCCTGTTGTAGCATCAAATATTGGAGGTATTCCTGAAGTGGTCATACATGGAGAAAGCGGTTATGTAGCTGAGTTTGGAGATATTGAGCGTATGGCAAAATATGTCATAGGTTTATTAAGCAATGATAAAAAATGGGCGAAATTCTCTGAAACTGCAAGGAAAATTGCTGAAGAAAAATTTGCATGTGAAAAAATTATTCCTAAATATGAAAATCTATATCAGGAATTAATTGAAGGGTAA
- a CDS encoding DUF4397 domain-containing protein: MTHQIKKLKMRLSLKFFIASILFVALTACECVPDIDTPKIISPENYSYAAMINAIPDRENLVIESDDIPLFYGVSYSGGTHYYQKINSANSFLRLIDSDSQLSLFNMPINLTKLKHYSIIFYGFRNSAKALIIDDEPAFEKNGAFFRIIHTAVDAQNFTFQVSGPQNFDFDIGFKSFSELTQIVPGNYNIKLINIQNQIVSESQFNIESNKIYNFVLKGTQNLLPSKPLFIDAAIINKEN, encoded by the coding sequence ATGACACATCAAATCAAAAAACTCAAAATGAGATTATCTCTTAAATTCTTCATCGCATCTATTTTATTTGTTGCTCTTACCGCCTGTGAATGTGTGCCTGATATTGATACTCCAAAAATTATTTCTCCGGAAAATTACAGCTACGCAGCAATGATAAATGCTATACCCGACAGGGAAAACCTTGTAATAGAATCAGACGATATTCCATTATTTTACGGAGTTTCATATTCAGGTGGAACTCATTATTACCAAAAAATAAATTCAGCAAATTCATTTTTGAGATTAATAGATTCAGACAGCCAACTGTCATTATTTAATATGCCAATCAATCTTACGAAACTCAAGCATTATTCAATAATATTTTATGGTTTTAGAAATTCTGCTAAAGCACTAATTATTGATGATGAGCCTGCTTTTGAAAAAAATGGTGCATTTTTCAGAATTATTCATACTGCTGTTGATGCCCAGAATTTTACTTTTCAAGTAAGCGGACCTCAAAATTTTGATTTTGATATTGGTTTCAAATCTTTCTCTGAGCTTACTCAAATCGTACCGGGAAATTATAATATTAAACTAATAAATATCCAAAATCAAATTGTTAGTGAAAGCCAGTTTAATATCGAAAGCAATAAGATTTATAATTTTGTACTGAAGGGTACTCAGAACCTTCTTCCATCAAAACCATTATTTATTGATGCAGCGATAATTAATAAAGAAAATTAA
- a CDS encoding rhomboid family intramembrane serine protease, which produces MNYIYSNVLPQILSLSPQEVLKNLSLWKLVTFPFAPGGLESVALFAFVFYFISSKLESYIEGLKYPLWLFMLTLLQGCILTLVFINSNVVIAGMDGISFYVLVVYALLRSKDKINFLNFPPMPIIAFSLLLGFLWFGLKLVNFSTTGNDSAFFSAIGSSLFGITAGLIHYLQIRLSGLSSLHRGISREHPDIKLPSPEELSIAHSTSNPRMRKYYQSSRYDQPDEEEYLLSNDMDENEDKLNQILDKISLSGKDSLTTLERRFLTEYSKRLESQ; this is translated from the coding sequence TTGAATTATATATATTCAAATGTGCTGCCTCAAATCCTCTCTCTATCTCCGCAGGAAGTATTAAAAAACCTTAGTCTTTGGAAACTTGTTACTTTCCCGTTTGCTCCGGGTGGCTTAGAATCTGTGGCTCTTTTTGCATTTGTGTTTTATTTTATCTCCAGTAAGCTTGAGAGTTATATTGAAGGACTGAAATATCCATTATGGCTTTTTATGCTGACACTGCTTCAGGGCTGTATTCTGACTCTGGTTTTTATTAATTCCAATGTAGTCATAGCAGGTATGGACGGGATATCATTCTATGTTCTTGTTGTTTATGCATTATTACGCTCAAAAGACAAAATCAATTTTCTTAATTTCCCTCCAATGCCAATAATTGCATTTTCACTTTTGCTTGGTTTTCTGTGGTTTGGTTTGAAATTAGTAAATTTTTCAACTACGGGAAACGATAGTGCATTTTTCTCGGCAATCGGCTCTTCACTGTTTGGGATAACTGCGGGTCTCATACATTACCTACAAATCAGGTTATCCGGTCTCAGCTCCTTACATCGAGGAATTTCGCGGGAACATCCTGATATTAAGTTGCCATCTCCTGAAGAACTAAGTATTGCACATTCAACCTCAAATCCAAGAATGAGAAAGTACTATCAATCAAGTCGCTATGATCAGCCCGATGAAGAAGAATACTTGCTTAGCAACGATATGGATGAAAATGAAGATAAGCTTAACCAAATCCTCGATAAAATTTCACTTAGTGGCAAAGATTCTCTGACCACGCTCGAAAGACGATTCCTTACAGAGTATTCAAAGCGACTTGAAAGCCAGTAA
- a CDS encoding NAD(P)H-dependent oxidoreductase subunit E: MHIEFTAEELQEVEHYISKYPEKKAAIMPVLWMAQKKWGWLSIDVMTYVGKLLDLPLSHVEGVASFYTMYFKKPMGKYHIQVCTNVSCMLRKGDEIYRHVSERLGIGHNERSEDGFFSLEEVECMGACGGAPMIAVNEDFFENVDIEKIDDLLNNLK, translated from the coding sequence ATGCATATTGAATTTACAGCTGAAGAATTACAAGAGGTAGAACATTATATTTCAAAGTATCCTGAGAAAAAGGCTGCTATAATGCCTGTACTCTGGATGGCACAGAAGAAATGGGGTTGGCTCTCCATTGATGTGATGACTTATGTAGGCAAATTGCTTGATTTGCCTTTATCGCATGTTGAGGGGGTTGCTTCATTTTATACTATGTATTTCAAAAAACCAATGGGAAAATACCATATTCAGGTTTGCACGAATGTATCTTGTATGCTTCGCAAAGGCGATGAAATCTACCGCCATGTATCTGAAAGATTAGGTATCGGACATAACGAAAGAAGCGAAGACGGATTTTTCTCACTTGAAGAAGTTGAATGTATGGGTGCATGCGGCGGAGCGCCTATGATTGCTGTAAATGAAGACTTCTTTGAGAACGTTGATATTGAAAAAATTGATGATTTATTAAATAATTTAAAATAA